A region from the Vicia villosa cultivar HV-30 ecotype Madison, WI linkage group LG3, Vvil1.0, whole genome shotgun sequence genome encodes:
- the LOC131655219 gene encoding protein MAINTENANCE OF MERISTEMS-like has product MDLDTVHQWNWGAATLAYLYQKLNEASNWRTRQLVGSCTLLTSWIISYFSRIHGFHIDPAYVDAMPRAARYALQRGNDAVGPYRLYLDRTMHDDVTWRPFADYAQVVPFDGVALYSGWLACGTGIMVRYLPERCMRQFGFVQIIPRSPFEAAPDTVTRVQLTAIWEEWQHHVVPEEYRRMRVTQD; this is encoded by the exons atggacctggataccgttcaccagtggaactggggggcagctactctggcatatctctaccagaagctgaatgaggcctccaactggaggacgaggcagctggtcggatcctgcactctgcttacg agctggatcatctcctacttctcccgcatccacggcttccacatcgatcctgcgtacgttgacgccatgcccagggccgccagatacgccctccagagggggaacgatgcggtgggaccataccgcctgtacctggaccgcacgatgcacgacgacgtcacctggaggccgttcgccgactatgctcaggttgtccccttcgacggggttgctctatattcaggctggttggcatgcgggaccggcatcatggtccggtatctcccggagcggtgcatgcggcagtttgggttcgtgcagatcatacccaggtcacccttcgaggctgctcctgacacagtgaccagagtgcagctcactgccatatgggaggagtggcagcatcatgtggtaccggaggagtaccgtcgcatgcgggtcacccaggactga